CGCACACGTTTCTTAGGCTATACTTTAGGACCCATATTTAACACCAGAATAAGTCATCATGGCCACAGTTTTTCAATGGCAATTGGACAACTGGAGAATTTTTTGCCTTTGTTCTATCTGGATGTAAGTCAGTGGCTTACATTTATCCCATTTGAACCTAAaatatgatgttgaatttgatAAACAGGTCAAGATCGGTTGGTAACTATAATTCAGGCTTTGCTTGCTATATTTTCAGGTGAGTGGGAAAGACCCACCACTGCCTAAAGGTTGAAGCCTCCACCCAACTCCAACTCCTCATTTACTGGTCTGATTTTGGTCTTTGGTTGCTGTATTGCATCTGAATTTCATTCTATAAACCCGAAACAGCAAATGCCACTATAACCCGAACTTGGCAGCATGTAGAACTCAGACCTAATCTGTTTCTATGCCCAGATTTGGCTTTGCAAAGTATCCATCCGGACTTGGTCCGAGTGCTTGACATCTTTTCACGTCATGTCCAATAACTACATCTGACTTTGCTTATGCTTAGACCAAGCCAAAGCTTAACCACCTATATTCCATGGTTTTGTCCACGTGATCTTTATTTATAGTGGTCAAAGAATAGGGCgaacacaatatatatatatatatatatatatatatatatatatatatataacatcttGATACAATGCATTACACACTGTTCTGTACACTGTTCTGTAAGAGGCTGGGTCAGAGCGAGAAATCTagaggttatatatatatgaaatctagaggttatatatatatatatatatatatatatatagttcgctttttatcattttttttatttaagtcaGACGTTTAACTGAATCGGTGAGGATGATTTGCTGAATCAGCCGATTGGCCGTTTCAGGcaacaaaaatattaataattattttaaaaataaatggaaaatatataagataagaaacaaaataagttaGAAAATGGTCGAAACGTGACACGTGGCAGCTCTAATTAGATGAAGAATCGCCAATTCTATCTGAAGTAGGCTATTGAGGCTGATTTGGGACTCATAAGTCGTAAAATGTGCCAACTTAGGCTTAAACCAAGGAAAAGTTTCCAATAACCTCCATCGACTCCCTGTGTTTAGTTTAAGAATGTCCAAGGATCAGATTCTAAAAGATACACCATTTATCATATCCGGTTCattggatgttcacatatttagattttaaTATGTATGACGAAAAGCCtatatcatatctgaatctaaactttaatttgaaatctaaatccaatcagaGACAGACTTTTAAGTTCACAAGCgaatccaaattcaactttGGGAAACATAATCAAATCCAGACCACAGTATTATACATTAAAATTGACTTTGAAATATATTGATATTAGATGCAGAATATTTACTGAAACTAAATCCAAACTCAATTTGGTATttgtttaaaaccaaatctgaGTCCGAATTTCATTTAATGTCATTCCTTAAATTCTAGTATAgtctaatttcttaatcagacGTTAAGCCTTTTCCATATCCGAATTTTTGCAGCAATCCGGTCAGATTTCAAGCCTATATCAGATTTGTCGACATCCCTAATTACTTTAGCTAATCCAATTACTTTAGCTAATCCAAATACATTATTTTACCTCCATTAATAGCCCATACCTCCATTGTACATTATGGTTTGGCAACTCCGACCCGTCTAGAAAACTTGCAGTTGAGTTTATATCTTGTAATGTAATGTTCGTTTGTAAAGAAATTTCTGTACAAATAACATACCACGAGTATTTTTTCTGTTTAATATGTAAGATTAGTatcaaaagattatgaaaaatatttttcaaagaaataggATGTACATTTCTAGAACATTTAATTTCCAATATctatctttgttttttcttcaatttttttgacatTATAGCTTCTCTGCATGCATAGACAAGCTGTTTTCCTCTCCCGAATTAACGATACATTATGGAGACTAAGTGGACCGGGTCTtgtcctcctccctcttcccccctctcctatctctctctctctctctctctctctcttagacttttttttttttgaattttagttaatGTTCCTGGATGACATAAACAACTCACCGAGTCCAtgtctggaaaaaaaaaacaagcagtGTGGCAACCAAGAAAAGCACATAAACACTAGAAACAACttggaaaacaaacaaaaactcAGAATTAACAAGAACATTTAGAAACTTATCATCAGTGCTAACATATGAAAATGTAAACTGCAAGcacttgtttgaaaattttccaacGGCGCAAAAAGTAGAAGTGAGTAAAGTTATGCAAGACAATGGTTTAAATAAAAACTTCTGATAAACCCATTAGATCAATATTTTGCATTCAGATCAAGAAACCAGGCTAATCACAACACAATGTAAAAGACTGATAAATTGATAATAAATGAATGCTTAAAGACTACAAAAAAACAAGGAGTAATATAAATCTAAGTTAAAACACACACTGAGGTAGGTTCGTAGAACACTGCATTccagtgttttatgaatatgaggcagattcataaaaacaCTCACATAGCATTCCTCTTGCCAAACACTACCTCAGCGGTCATAGTAGCTATGACATTGGCAAGTTATGAATCTGCAGTAAGAAACCAGAATGAAAATTACAAACCAACCAAATGATCAAGAAGAAACCACCGTTGAAATGTAAACGCTTCTTGGATTATTTACATAAGGATTAAGGACCGTCTGCAACACCGGAATAAGATTGAAGGGCATACTTTTCACCTGCAGCGGGCTATGGAGAAAGTTTTGCCTATCGTCTAGTTGCATGTGCATCAGTGGGTTAGAtttatccaatttgaatctgagttTGATTGCTTTGGTTTCATAAAGAGAACAAGATCGATTGATAATTACAGTTCAGGCTTTGGGCGCAGTGTGGCATCTGAAGTTGTGTCCAAACCTGTAAAAGCAAAAGCATTTGTAGTCCAAGTAAAACTCGGAACTAACATATCTATAAGATTTCGTTTTGGAAAGTATGCTCATGCTTAAGATCTTGTTACATCACATACGAGCATCTGAAAGCTCAATACAACAGATTCGTGTATATGATATCTAATTGCATCCAACCTGGTTATGCCTAGTCCTGTTCAAAGTTCAACCTGACAACTCAATATGGCCACTCAAGTCAGCCCAATCCTAACCTGGATATATGAATTTTCTCATTCCTGTTCCACTCATACTTGTTCCAGACCACGATAAAAGCCTGTTCATTGTGCACGGCATTTGTCAGGCTCTTCCAAGCATATCGAGAGTGGATTTTGTGGCAATGGCAGGTGGCTCATAGGAATCTTAATCGACCAAGAGCTATGTGTCAATATTATGCTTATGGTATGCTCCTGTCAAAGTCTCCTAGGAAACGCCTCTTTCTTATCTTTAAGAAATGTCGGTAGCCAGAAAAGCCTTTGCTTGCAATAGTTAAAAAACTGCTTCTCCAATGGAGGCCATAGAGCTCTGCATATCCTTCCCAGTTTAAACAAATGCAATTGCTTGATATTGGCAAGTACTACCCAAATAGGATCAGAAACTTTGGAAAATGAACTGCAGAATGCCTATATGAAAAGCAGGACATGGTTTCTGTTAATGCAAACATTCAGATTGGAGAtatcaaaaagcaaaaaaaaaatacacggCACTTTCAAAAATGAGCTTAATCTCATAACAGCACTCATCCACAAAAGAGCTGAACATGACATGGTCTGCACGTGCACATTGAGGTTTCAAAAGACCCTGTAGGTGATAACTGATAAGCATTTTGGAGATTTGTCAGCATTACTTGTAAACTCTAATATCAAATGGATGCAATTTGGATCCTTAATGTGAGCCATTTgggggctgtttggcaacagttGCACAATGTTACTGTCccatgaatctacatcaaaaaACAAGGCAGGTTCAGGGAATACTGGTACAGAATTCCATAAATCTGTCTCATTCTTTGTGGCAGATTTATGGGACAGAAACAATATGTTACTGCTGCCAAACAGCCCCCTAGGTACATATTTTTGCAGGTGTTCATGTGTTTTCCTGTTCCAGCAGGTTTGGTCATTGCAGTACATTGCCAGAATCCAACAAACGACAATGCAATAGATGAATAAATCACACAAAGCAAAATCAATTTGGTCCGAAAAGTTGAGTTACAAGGAATATGGAGAAAAGATTGTGAAACAGAGTAACTCCAATCACCTGACAGATTTACTGGAAAACTGTCCTTTATCATTAAGAACTAGAAAAATAACTAGCCTCAAATGGATACAGCTACAATAGTGAATAAGCACCAACAAGGAAGCAAACCTTGTAAAGTACGACATAGCATGATGCTCTAGACAGCTGAATGAAATTTCCAATTCTCAATCCAAATGAAATGATTGATATCCTCATCCGCTGTTATTGAAATGCTCAAGTCGAAAGGTTACATATGCAACACAATTAAATCATCAGATCTTAAGTTTCGCCAATTTGAACCACTCTGTATGGAATGAACCTTCAACATCGATCCTCTCGTATGTATGAGCACCAAAATAGTCACGCTGGGCCTGAACAAGGTTTGCAGATAGCCTTTCCCTCCTGTAAGAATCAAAATAAGCCAAACTTGCACACATGCCCGGGGTGGTAATACCCGAGTTGATTGCAAGAGAGACAACACGTCGCCAAGCAGATTGTCGGTCTACAATTTCCTTTGCAAACTCAGGATCAATAAGAAGACTAGCAAGTTCTGGGTTCCTGTCATAGGCCTTCTTGATGCGGTCCAAAAATACTGCACGAATAATGCAACCACCCTTCCAAATTCTAGCAAGCTCACCTAATTTGAGATCCCAACCCTTCTCAATGCTCTTTGCACGAATCAGATTCATTCCTTGGGCATAACTGCAAATCTTTGAAGCATAAAGAGCCTGTCTCACATCGTCAATCAGTTGTTTCTTGTCCACAACCTGATCACATAGACCATCACCAAGGCCACCATCCTTGAAAACCTTTGCTGCATTTACTCTTTCATCCTTCAACCCACTAAGAAACCTAGAATCTAAAGAAGAAGCAATGGTGGGTGCTGCAACAGACAATTCAGCAGCCTGCTGTACTGTCCATTTTCCAGTGCCCTTCATTCCAGTCTTATCTAACACCTTATCTACCAAATAACCTTCCCCCTTATCATCCTTGATGCTGAAAATATCAGCAGTTATCTCAATCAAGAAACTAAGAAGCTCCCCCTTGTTCCACTCGGCAAAGACCTCGTGCAATTCTTCGTTAGAGAGCTTGCCAACGGTTTTTAGAACATCATATGCTTCAGCAATCAGCTGCATGTCACCATACTCAATGCCATTGTGTACCATCTTAACGAAGTTTCCTGATCCACCTTTGCCAATATAGGTGACACACGGTCCACTGTCAGGGACCTGAGCAGCAACCTTTAGGAGGATATCTTCAATGTTCTTGTAGGCCTCAAAGGAACCTCCAGGCATGAGAGATGGGCCGTGGCGTGCGCCCTCTTCTCCACCTGAGACACCCATACCAAGATACAGGAGACCCAAGTCGTTCATGGCTTTCTCCCTTCTCTCAGTGTTCTCATACCACTCATTGCCACCATCAATAATGCAATCGCCTTTCTCCATGTGAACAGAGAGGGTTTGGATGGTCTGATCGACCGGAGCGCCAGCCTTAACAAGCATGATAATGACTCTGGGTTTCTGGATGGAGAGGACAAAGGATTTGGGGTCATGGAAGCCTCTTAGAGGAAGGTTTCCTTCCTGTTTGGCCCTCTCAACAGTCTCGTCAACCTTGGAGGTAGTTCTGTTGTATACAGAGATGGGAAATCCTTTCTCGGCAATGTTGAGGGCAAGGTTCTGTCCCATAACAGCAAGGCCTGCAAGGCCAATTCTTGAAAGGGAGTCAGTAGCCATGTCCAATAACCCTCTTCTGATCTTCCTCTTTTCTCCAAAGTATGACGGCTAAAAAAGGACAGGAAATAGAAATAACAGCAGATTATTGGACAGTTGAGATATGACAAGTTGAGATCTTGAATCAATAGCAACAAGAAAAGTTCAGCAAATAGAAAACCAAGTCCGCGACCTAGAAACAGATGCAGAAATCAGATCCTGAGCAAAAAAAATCAGGATCAAAGATTTTATGACTTCAGTTGCTCAAACGAAGAGATGAACGTCTTtagtttaaaaattataaacGAACCCAGCATTGTGATTTAAAGACTTTTTCGCACAATCCAAAAGATTTTTCCTTACGCTGCAATATACAAGACAAGATCTCAAAATATGTAAGAACCAAGGAAACCAAATTTGAGATCTTGTGGTCAAAGAGCATAACCATGTTATGGAACTGAACCATCATGCAAAACCAACATCACAGAtcccatttttcaaaaaatggatAATCTGCGGAATACTACCACACAGATAGAAGAGATGAATCAGCAGAAGCACATGGAAGCTCGCAACATCATAAAAGAAGGTACCAACGAACCTGCGGCTCCGCTGATGACAGGAATCTGGATCGGAAGGAAGAGAGAAGCCAAAGGAGAAGACGAAGATATCCAGGGACAAAGTTTTTCCCTCGATAATGGAAATGGGTAGGTGAATGAAGCAGATATAAACATTAAACAGGCCAACGGCACGATGTGGTGGCCTTACCTAATTGACCACCTAACCATTTCGGCTCAACTTCGCCTCGTCGTGGCGtgaaattttggagaaaaagggAGCGGGAACAGAACCGTGtaattgaatgttttaatattttatattttaatgtgTCAGGAAACCTTAGCGACGACTTACTAAGAGTTTTTAACAGTGTCATCAACaacatataaacttttaaaggTGCCATCAACATGAAGAGTATCCAAAAAAAGTTATCAAAAATACACCAAAAGTTTTTAAGGAAGTCAATTGCTAATTTCATATAtcgataatatatatatatatatattgaaaaacgtgtacaaatattttttttcgcTGATTCAATTACAATACTAAGACGATGTTTGAATGAAACTGTGAACATTAAGAGGGTATGGGGATGACAttgtaaaaacttggttttataaaaactaagcttttaatgtgtttttagAAATTACTTTTCATGTTTAAAGAAAACATAGTTTCTTAAGAATAACTTGTGAGGAACCAAGTTATTCATTCCCCTAAAAATCAGGCTTtgcaaaaattgggttttgccCTAACCGAGTTTTCACGTGATCCAAATTaaacttagttttgaaaacaaaaaacagaaaacaggTTTTGCCTCCACAACTTGGATTTGAAATGCTATACAAAACTCCACCCAAGTGTATTTGGTGAGTAAAACTTGTGTAATCTAAGACACCCCATTAATATTTCAAGCATCTTCACGAGTGTCTTAAGAGCGAGTGTTTTATGTGTTACAAGTAAGAGTGGGCGATGGGCCAAGTACCCCATAGCAGTTGCAGAGCTAAAAAATTTTTTATGGGAAAAACCGGCTTAAAGtttgtaaattttacaaaagttcaaatattatttttttaaattatatataaattatatatatatatatatatatatatatatatatatatatatatatatatatatattccgaACAGACCATCACAATGGGCAGGTGGCCATGGAGGCAGGGGATAATGCTCTCCCTTCTTCCCCGAACATGCACTGCTCCATTTTGATGGAgatgaaataaatataaatatttcagaaaatttaAATGTTGCAAGCTGCTTTATTCAAATCGTATTACATTCGATTTTGCAGTTTTGAATGTCGCCATCATCTCGTGCTGAAGTTCTGGCGTCTGATTTTGCCCTGCTTGTCATGGGATTCCTAAATTCAGTTACTAACTcaatttaccatttttttacaattttaactGCCAGGTTTTTTCTCAAGTAACATATTTGCTTAATTTATGGTGGTATTTCGTATTTTCCGTTGCCAAGCAAAATTCTAACTTATAGAAATTGCTTGACCAAGCCCAAGGAGTTGTGTTGCGGCGCAATTTCTACATTCggaaaatataatattaaatttttcagtttttttaaaaatcaactttttgttttatttcattttaaatttaagTTACTTTCAACTTGgcgttaaaaaggaaaaaaaaaaattaaaaattgaagaCTCATTAGGCTTCCctttaatatttgaaaaacaaaaaaaacaaaaaactatcTCATTGTATAATGAATACCAGCAGACAGTAAGGCCGTGTTTGCTGGGATCGATCTGAGGTCCGAATCCGAATATTCCTTCCCCGATACTTGAGAAATCCAACTGTCTCAATAgtagaatatataaaaaatggacTTCGAATTCCCTTCAGTTATGCCAACCGGCAGATGCCCTTATGGATGGGCAAGCCAACCGAGCTCAAGGTCGACTCTAATCACATATAGCGCGGCTCGAAGTCAGTTGTATCTTAACTCGAGGTTTATGAGGTGAGTTCAAGTTCGAATAGCTTAAGCACATGtcctttaatatatattttatgctgccattttaagtttttaaaattacaaaaataagtattagAGTTAAACAAGCCTaaatcgagcttaatcgagtcaagttcatCCAACCCAAAACTCGGCTCTTTTAGTCTTTTACAAACTCGAATTATCAGTTAAGTTTGAACTCGGCTGGTTTAACTTACGAGTTGAGCTTAACTGCATGAGTTCAAGCCCGACTCAACTCATTGAACATTCCTAGATGctccaaacaaaaacaattcaAAGTGGATCCAAAATAGACAAAATTTGCAAAACCCTTTTTTGATCTGGCCTGTTTCTCGAGAATgtgattcaaattttattttcaggaaaacaaaaaaaaaataacacacacatatatatatattaacaagttgcCGGTGAAACTCCAGAAGTGGTTTCAAAGTGAAAAGGAATGGCATCTATAAAGCAAGAAGTGTTAAAAGAAAGCAAGTGAAACCTCGAAATAACAACAATAAATGTTAATTGGTTTGCAGatgtaggaaaaagaaaaacctgaaTCAAATCGGTGATACTATCTTCGGCTGACTCAGTGGTTCAGCTGAATTGGTTGTCAGCCAACAAGAAATATTACTATTTTTTACGGGAAAAAACTGGATAAATTCGTAAAAGTATGCAAGgaataattaaaaacaaaatcatttcaaatttttaaaaattgaaataatgaGCATCGTGGGCAAGGGCACACCCATGTATCAGCTGGTGGTTAATCTAATAAATTTTCTATTGATTCGATTTGAATCCACCGGTTCTAATTCATCTAGACTCTAAGAGTCGAAGTCCATGCATTCGTATTCAAGGGAATTGCAtaagcctgggcaacgggccgggaCACCGCCGGGTACCCGTTACCCGGCCCGTTACGGGCCTGGGCCCAGGCCTTGAAATAATGATTTCTAGGTTGAGGTTAACGGGctcagcccggcccggtaattaaCGAGTCGGGCTCGGGCCTGCCGTTGTGATCGTCGGCTGCCCGAAAAGCCCaacatcattattttttttttcaaaaaactgaatgttGAGGTAGCCGAGCGACGTGCATTGCCCGAGGTCTGCCAGAACATGACCATTCCCCTATATCTCTCCACCCCTGTCATCTGAAAACCACTACAACGTAAGCCTCCGTTTCTATGGGTCGCCGGTGCCAAGCTCACTTGTCTCTCTCCCCATGTTCTTCAACTCCTTTAACCCGAaaaagcccggcccggcccgttaagcTGAGCTAAGCTAAGCTGAGCCGTCTCAAATTCGGCATGAGTTTCATTAGGCACAAGTCAAggcgagtcaaactcgagctgaTTAACCAAAGCTCGGGTCAAACTAGGCTCACTTAAGTCGAGTAAGATTTGGCTTGAGCTTAGTCGAGCCATGAACTGACCCTTGCCAGCCATAACgtagaaactttgtttttgacataaaattgtGAAACATCTTCTACATATTCATACTCTTTGTCACAGATTCGATCAATTTTAACCGAGCAGAACCTGCCTACTTCATGCTCTACTCGTTTACTTGAGCAAGTTCACTTTTAattaacttgaactcgacttgtttgcTAAACCAGGTGAGCTTGAGTCAAGTTTATGCAATTCAAGCTCGAGTAGAACCCTTTAGAACATGGGGACTCATGTGAAATGCACCATTACCCAAGAAAATTCACATTGTGGAAAAGGCAAGCAGGAGAGTTGCTGCAATTGTTTCTTTGGTTCTAAACTTGCCTTTATATCCCATAGTCAATTCTTGTAAGcttgtctcttttttcttggtttatattttaaaaaacataaacacaactcaatttcagaaaaaatgatAGAATGTAAATTACCAAGAAAACCAAATTAGTCAAACTGTCAGCAGTTTGGCAAAAAATTGTAAGGCACTATGTatgaacagaaaaacaaaataaaaatatcacagggaaaaaaaaatggacgaaCAATTTTTCATAGTAGATCATCATAGAGCACACAAAAAAGACATGGTTGTACGACCATAAATTGATTCaccagaaaaaaattgaatgactATTCTACGGAGATTTCCTCCCTCTTGATATTGCTACAAAATCAGATGACCTTCTTCCGCGACTGCAACACACAAGACgagagatgaaagaaaaagaggaaacgagacgagaaagagggagaggacaCAAGACATCAGATACAAGAGAGAGgagatgagagagaaaagggatGGGAGGGAAAATTCCTTCCCTGCATCAAACAGTAACATAGCTAAAAACGAGTTCAGTGGAAGACGATTGTTGTAGTGAGCCGTGGCTATTACTGTTGCTAGTGCTTCTCGTTCAAAAGAACTGTGGCTGATGGGTTGGAAGGTCGTCGCCTTAGCTGAAAATCAATAGCCACGAAAGCTATT
Above is a window of Nymphaea colorata isolate Beijing-Zhang1983 chromosome 8, ASM883128v2, whole genome shotgun sequence DNA encoding:
- the LOC116258405 gene encoding 6-phosphogluconate dehydrogenase, decarboxylating 1, which produces MATDSLSRIGLAGLAVMGQNLALNIAEKGFPISVYNRTTSKVDETVERAKQEGNLPLRGFHDPKSFVLSIQKPRVIIMLVKAGAPVDQTIQTLSVHMEKGDCIIDGGNEWYENTERREKAMNDLGLLYLGMGVSGGEEGARHGPSLMPGGSFEAYKNIEDILLKVAAQVPDSGPCVTYIGKGGSGNFVKMVHNGIEYGDMQLIAEAYDVLKTVGKLSNEELHEVFAEWNKGELLSFLIEITADIFSIKDDKGEGYLVDKVLDKTGMKGTGKWTVQQAAELSVAAPTIASSLDSRFLSGLKDERVNAAKVFKDGGLGDGLCDQVVDKKQLIDDVRQALYASKICSYAQGMNLIRAKSIEKGWDLKLGELARIWKGGCIIRAVFLDRIKKAYDRNPELASLLIDPEFAKEIVDRQSAWRRVVSLAINSGITTPGMCASLAYFDSYRRERLSANLVQAQRDYFGAHTYERIDVEGSFHTEWFKLAKLKI